In Mycobacterium gallinarum, a single window of DNA contains:
- a CDS encoding O-methyltransferase codes for MAGIDDVIGGGPQSRAESIVKHAEQSISEDAIVAAARERAVELGAGAVTPAVGALLCVFAKMTGAKAVVEVGTGAGVSGLWLLSGMREDGVLTTIDVEPEHQRIAKQAFTEAGVGPGRSRLISGRAQEVLTRLADESYDLVFIDADPADQPHFVTEGVRLLRSGGAIVVHRAALGGRAGDVHAKDAEVAAVREAARLIAEDERLTPVLIPLGDGLLAAARD; via the coding sequence ATGGCTGGCATCGACGACGTGATAGGCGGCGGACCGCAGAGTCGCGCCGAGTCGATCGTCAAGCATGCCGAGCAGTCGATCTCGGAGGACGCGATCGTCGCGGCCGCCCGTGAACGCGCGGTCGAACTAGGGGCGGGCGCGGTGACCCCCGCCGTCGGGGCGCTGCTGTGTGTGTTCGCCAAGATGACCGGCGCCAAGGCGGTCGTCGAGGTGGGCACCGGCGCCGGGGTGAGCGGGTTGTGGCTGCTGTCGGGCATGCGCGAGGACGGTGTGCTCACCACGATCGACGTCGAGCCCGAACATCAGCGCATCGCGAAGCAGGCGTTCACCGAGGCCGGTGTCGGCCCAGGCCGCAGCAGGCTGATCAGCGGCCGGGCGCAGGAAGTGCTCACCCGACTCGCCGACGAGTCCTACGACCTGGTGTTCATCGATGCCGATCCGGCCGATCAGCCGCACTTCGTGACAGAAGGCGTGCGACTGCTGCGCTCCGGCGGGGCCATCGTGGTGCACCGCGCCGCGCTGGGCGGGCGGGCCGGCGATGTCCATGCCAAAGACGCCGAGGTCGCCGCGGTACGCGAGGCCGCGCGGCTCATCGCGGAGGACGAGCGGCTCACGCCGGTGCTGATCCCGTTGGGCGACGGCTTGCTCGCCGCTGCCCGCGACTAG
- a CDS encoding lytic transglycosylase domain-containing protein, which produces MRAVNISAAVKPSNVRGALTPARARVASGFAVIAPIILVGAVGASVQPSSPVRDSAVTPLASVESSSVDRAGPTVVAVTKTPTDFHIAASAASSPQPAAVVNAPGTLRIPGMALAAYRNAERMMAVADPGCGVSWNLLAGIGRIESMHAYGGATDARGTAVRPIYGPALDGTLPGNEIIVQNRSAERVTYARAMGPMQFLPGTWSRYASDGDGDGKAEVQNLFDSTLAAARYLCSGDMNLRDQSHVMSAILRYNNSVAYARNVLGWAAAYATGVVPVDLPPITGSVPVLGDDDGGPTHLNEYEGLGPGLPLNALGLPSNDPLALMPVLARSDVASQLPGFVPGQRLGPLPGPAPGPLATPATSQQPAPWVPPWMQPPPRPTPECAVFCIKDQPAPLQAALGGPPVAQQMVPPGMAPPPGPMAPPPGPVPAGPAPGPGPAPGPLAPPPGPAPGPVAPQGAPPGPPPGPVPAPAG; this is translated from the coding sequence ATGCGAGCCGTCAACATCAGCGCTGCCGTCAAACCGTCCAATGTTCGCGGCGCCCTCACCCCTGCCCGTGCCCGCGTCGCCTCGGGATTCGCAGTCATCGCGCCGATCATTCTGGTCGGCGCCGTGGGGGCATCCGTACAACCGAGCTCACCGGTACGCGACTCCGCGGTCACCCCACTGGCCTCTGTCGAGTCGTCCTCGGTCGACCGCGCCGGCCCGACGGTGGTCGCGGTGACCAAGACACCGACCGATTTCCATATCGCCGCCTCGGCGGCTTCGTCTCCTCAGCCCGCGGCTGTGGTGAATGCTCCTGGCACACTTCGCATTCCGGGGATGGCCCTGGCGGCATACCGCAACGCCGAGCGGATGATGGCCGTGGCGGATCCTGGCTGTGGCGTCAGCTGGAACCTGCTGGCGGGCATCGGGCGTATCGAGTCGATGCACGCCTATGGCGGCGCCACCGACGCCCGCGGTACGGCCGTGCGGCCCATCTACGGGCCCGCACTGGACGGAACCCTGCCCGGCAACGAGATCATCGTGCAGAACCGCTCGGCCGAGCGCGTCACCTACGCGCGCGCCATGGGTCCGATGCAGTTCCTTCCCGGTACCTGGTCGCGCTACGCGTCCGACGGCGACGGGGACGGCAAGGCCGAGGTGCAGAACCTGTTCGACTCGACCCTGGCCGCCGCGCGCTATCTGTGCAGCGGTGACATGAACCTGCGCGATCAGTCTCACGTGATGTCGGCGATCCTGCGCTACAACAACTCGGTGGCCTACGCCCGCAACGTGTTGGGCTGGGCCGCTGCGTACGCCACCGGCGTCGTGCCGGTCGATCTGCCGCCCATCACCGGATCGGTCCCCGTCTTGGGCGACGACGACGGCGGCCCTACGCACCTCAATGAATACGAAGGCCTCGGTCCGGGATTGCCGCTCAACGCGTTGGGTCTGCCTTCCAACGATCCGCTGGCACTGATGCCGGTGCTGGCGCGTAGCGACGTCGCCAGCCAGCTCCCCGGCTTCGTGCCCGGTCAGCGGCTGGGCCCGCTGCCCGGTCCCGCACCCGGCCCGTTGGCAACCCCGGCAACATCGCAGCAACCGGCGCCGTGGGTGCCGCCGTGGATGCAGCCGCCTCCGAGGCCGACGCCGGAGTGTGCGGTGTTCTGCATCAAGGACCAGCCCGCACCGCTGCAGGCTGCGCTGGGCGGGCCGCCCGTCGCGCAGCAGATGGTGCCGCCGGGAATGGCACCGCCGCCCGGCCCGATGGCGCCTCCCCCGGGACCCGTCCCGGCCGGACCCGCCCCGGGTCCCGGACCCGCCCCGGGTCCGTTGGCACCGCCGCCCGGTCCTGCGCCGGGTCCGGTCGCGCCGCAGGGCGCACCACCGGGACCGCCTCCCGGTCCTGTGCCCGCACCGGCCGGTTAG
- the sigE gene encoding RNA polymerase sigma factor SigE, whose amino-acid sequence MDDGGRWDTGNKRREFHVAAIVGPSINDDGCQQEDLTKNSNAPAAPAAPSSMAHLEQYTDGEWVEPSDELTGTAVFDATGDQTTMPSWDELVRQHADRVYRLAYRLSGNQHDAEDLTQETFIRVFRSVQNYQPGTFEGWLHRITTNLFLDMVRRRGRIRMEALPEDYDRVPADDPNPEQIYHDSRLGPDLQAALDSLPPEFRAAVVLCDVEGLSYEEIGATLGVKLGTVRSRIHRGRQALRDYLARHGDGDSTHYRDTAKSA is encoded by the coding sequence ATGGATGACGGCGGGCGTTGGGATACCGGGAATAAGCGCAGGGAATTTCACGTTGCCGCCATCGTCGGGCCGTCGATAAATGACGACGGCTGTCAACAGGAGGATCTGACGAAGAATTCGAACGCCCCAGCTGCACCGGCCGCGCCATCGTCGATGGCTCATCTCGAGCAGTACACCGACGGGGAATGGGTTGAGCCTTCCGACGAACTGACCGGGACCGCCGTCTTCGACGCGACGGGTGACCAGACCACCATGCCGTCCTGGGACGAGCTGGTGCGCCAGCATGCCGACCGCGTCTACCGACTGGCATACCGCCTGTCCGGCAACCAGCACGACGCCGAGGACCTCACGCAGGAGACGTTCATCCGCGTCTTCCGCTCGGTGCAGAACTACCAGCCGGGCACGTTCGAGGGCTGGCTGCACCGCATCACCACGAACCTGTTCCTGGACATGGTTCGCAGGCGCGGCCGCATCCGCATGGAGGCGCTGCCGGAGGACTACGACCGTGTGCCCGCCGACGATCCGAACCCCGAGCAGATCTATCACGACTCGCGACTGGGTCCCGACCTGCAGGCCGCGCTGGATTCGCTGCCGCCGGAGTTTCGCGCCGCCGTGGTCCTGTGCGACGTCGAGGGCTTGTCCTATGAGGAGATCGGCGCGACGTTGGGCGTCAAGCTCGGCACCGTCCGCAGCCGTATTCACCGCGGCAGGCAGGCGTTGCGCGACTACTTGGCCCGCCACGGTGACGGGGATTCGACCCACTACCGGGACACGGCCAAGTCAGCCTGA
- the htrA gene encoding serine protease HtrA has protein sequence MSNLDETGRERLEPRPVSRPAVDPASRRAFGRPDGVSGSFQGAEKYRDQGAFTPKDQPPDPVLAEAFGRPYAGGDSLQRHPADAGALDAEREGPGADEPDDPWRNPGAPVELGTPAMTQPPRAASNVSTGKLGVRDVLFGGKVSYVALAVLGIVALVIGFAGGWVGRTTAEVVQAFTTSKVTLETSDVGDAPEGRFAKVAAAVADSVVTIETKSDEEGSQGSGVVVDGRGYIVTNNHVISEAAVNASKYKMTVVFNDGKEVPANLVGRDPKTDLAVLKVDNVDNLTVAKLGDSDKLYVGEEVIAAGAPLGLRSTVTAGIISALHRPVPLSGDGSDTDTVIDGVQTDASINHGNSGGPLIDMNGDVIGINTAGKSLSDSASGLGFAIPVNEVKTVIESLIRDGKIAHPTLGLTARSVSNDLASGAQVANVKAGSPAEKAGILENDVVVKVGDRTVADADEFVVAVRQLKIGQDAPIEVMRDGRPVVLTVNPGPDNST, from the coding sequence GTGAGCAATCTGGACGAGACCGGACGCGAACGTCTCGAGCCGCGGCCGGTGTCGCGGCCGGCTGTCGACCCGGCGTCACGGCGTGCCTTCGGCAGGCCCGACGGCGTGAGCGGATCTTTCCAGGGTGCGGAGAAGTACCGCGACCAAGGCGCCTTCACGCCGAAGGATCAGCCGCCCGATCCCGTGCTGGCCGAGGCGTTCGGCCGGCCCTACGCCGGCGGCGATTCGCTGCAGCGTCACCCCGCCGATGCCGGTGCGCTGGACGCCGAACGCGAAGGGCCGGGCGCCGACGAACCCGATGATCCGTGGCGTAATCCGGGTGCCCCGGTGGAACTGGGCACTCCGGCGATGACCCAGCCGCCACGAGCGGCCTCCAACGTCAGCACCGGCAAGCTCGGCGTGCGCGACGTCCTCTTCGGCGGCAAGGTCTCCTACGTCGCGCTCGCGGTTCTCGGCATCGTCGCGCTCGTGATCGGGTTCGCCGGAGGCTGGGTCGGTCGTACGACGGCCGAGGTGGTCCAGGCCTTCACCACGTCCAAGGTGACGCTCGAGACCAGCGACGTCGGCGACGCGCCGGAGGGCCGGTTCGCCAAAGTCGCTGCGGCAGTTGCCGATTCTGTGGTCACGATCGAGACCAAGAGCGACGAGGAGGGCTCGCAGGGCTCCGGTGTCGTGGTCGACGGGCGCGGCTACATCGTCACCAACAACCACGTGATCTCCGAGGCCGCGGTCAACGCGAGTAAGTACAAGATGACCGTGGTCTTCAACGACGGCAAGGAAGTGCCAGCCAACCTCGTCGGCCGTGATCCGAAGACCGACCTCGCCGTGCTCAAGGTCGACAACGTGGACAACCTGACAGTCGCCAAGCTGGGTGACTCCGACAAGCTCTACGTCGGCGAAGAAGTGATCGCCGCTGGCGCCCCGCTGGGTCTGCGCAGCACCGTCACGGCGGGCATCATCAGCGCTCTGCACCGCCCGGTGCCGCTGTCGGGTGACGGTTCGGACACCGACACCGTCATCGACGGTGTGCAGACCGACGCGTCGATCAACCACGGCAACTCCGGCGGCCCACTCATCGACATGAACGGTGACGTCATCGGCATCAACACGGCGGGCAAATCGTTGTCGGACAGCGCCAGTGGTCTGGGCTTCGCGATTCCGGTGAACGAGGTCAAGACGGTCATCGAGTCGCTGATCCGCGACGGAAAGATCGCGCATCCGACACTGGGCCTGACCGCCCGCTCGGTGAGCAACGACCTCGCGTCGGGCGCCCAGGTCGCCAACGTGAAGGCCGGCAGCCCGGCCGAGAAGGCGGGCATCCTGGAGAACGACGTCGTCGTCAAGGTGGGTGACCGAACCGTGGCTGACGCCGACGAATTCGTCGTCGCCGTGCGCCAACTCAAGATCGGACAGGACGCGCCCATCGAGGTCATGCGGGACGGCAGGCCCGTCGTCCTGACCGTCAACCCCGGCCCCGACAACAGCACCTAG
- the rseA gene encoding anti-sigma E factor RseA yields the protein MVDPGHMFRRAFSWLPSQLASQSDAPVGPRQFGSTEHLSTEAIAAFVDNELRLTPHLRAASHLSLCPQCAAEVDAQRQARSALRESHPIAIPSSLLGQLSQIPLCSGNAPDPTAAAQDSQLADGAQQSRRKRR from the coding sequence ATGGTCGACCCGGGGCACATGTTCCGCCGTGCGTTCTCCTGGCTGCCTTCTCAGCTGGCATCTCAGAGCGATGCGCCCGTGGGGCCTCGGCAGTTCGGATCCACTGAGCATCTGTCGACGGAGGCCATCGCGGCGTTCGTCGACAACGAACTGCGCCTCACCCCACATCTGCGCGCGGCCAGTCATCTTTCGCTGTGTCCGCAGTGCGCGGCAGAGGTCGACGCGCAGCGGCAGGCGCGCAGTGCGCTGCGGGAATCTCATCCGATAGCCATTCCCAGCTCGTTGCTGGGCCAGCTGTCGCAGATTCCGCTATGCAGCGGCAACGCCCCGGATCCGACTGCCGCGGCACAGGACTCGCAGTTAGCTGACGGCGCGCAGCAAAGCCGCCGTAAGCGCCGGTAG
- a CDS encoding HpcH/HpaI aldolase/citrate lyase family protein: protein MENRYRPRRTILSVPGSSAKMIEKAKSLPADEVFLDLEDAVAPDAKAEARAAVAAALAEPGWGGQLRGVRVNDWTTPWTHADVIDVVSAAGASLDIVVLPKVSDVSHIHALDLLLGQLEATHGFPLGRIGIEAQIENAEGLTNIDAIAAAPRVQALVLGPADMAASLNMRTLEVGEQPEGYDVGDAHHHVLMRILVAARTRGILAIDGPYLKVRDVDGFRRVAGRSAALGYDGKWVLHPDQIPAGNEIFSPRQEAYEHAELILEAYEWHTSRAGGARGAVMLGDEMIDEASRKMALVIAGKGRAAGMERKGERFSPPA, encoded by the coding sequence GTGGAAAACCGCTATCGACCCCGCCGAACGATACTTTCGGTTCCAGGCAGCAGCGCGAAGATGATCGAGAAGGCAAAGTCCCTGCCCGCCGACGAGGTCTTCCTCGATCTCGAAGATGCGGTCGCGCCCGACGCCAAAGCCGAGGCGCGCGCCGCGGTGGCGGCCGCGTTGGCCGAGCCCGGTTGGGGCGGGCAGCTGCGCGGCGTTCGGGTGAACGACTGGACCACGCCGTGGACGCATGCCGACGTGATCGACGTGGTGTCGGCCGCGGGTGCGTCGCTGGACATTGTGGTGTTGCCGAAAGTTTCCGATGTCTCACACATCCACGCGCTCGACCTGCTGCTTGGTCAACTCGAGGCGACGCACGGATTTCCGTTGGGCCGCATCGGTATTGAAGCTCAGATCGAGAACGCCGAAGGGCTGACGAATATCGATGCGATCGCGGCCGCCCCACGGGTGCAGGCGCTGGTCCTCGGTCCCGCGGACATGGCCGCCAGCCTGAACATGCGCACGCTCGAGGTCGGCGAACAGCCCGAGGGCTACGACGTCGGTGACGCCCACCATCACGTGCTGATGCGAATTCTTGTCGCGGCCCGCACGCGCGGCATCCTGGCGATCGACGGCCCGTACCTGAAGGTGCGCGATGTCGACGGCTTCCGCCGGGTCGCGGGGCGGTCCGCTGCGCTGGGATACGACGGCAAGTGGGTGCTGCACCCCGACCAGATCCCCGCGGGCAACGAGATCTTCAGCCCTCGCCAAGAGGCCTACGAACACGCCGAGTTGATCCTCGAGGCCTACGAATGGCACACGTCGCGGGCCGGCGGTGCGCGCGGCGCGGTGATGCTCGGCGACGAGATGATCGACGAAGCGAGCCGCAAGATGGCGTTGGTGATCGCAGGCAAGGGCCGCGCGGCGGGGATGGAGCGCAAGGGCGAGCGGTTCAGCCCGCCGGCCTAG
- a CDS encoding DUF4190 domain-containing protein yields the protein MNASDPERPDQAPVDYPSAPGLPPPIYPPPGYPGATGYHPTYDPYRAVKPPGTNGKAIASLVTSITGCVCCAPLAIVGVVLGVIAMRETKHTGQAGWRMALAGTIIGGLFTVALVIVLLLYFALGVYTLR from the coding sequence ATGAACGCCAGCGACCCGGAGCGTCCGGACCAGGCGCCGGTCGACTATCCGTCCGCACCTGGGTTGCCTCCGCCGATCTACCCCCCACCCGGATATCCAGGCGCAACGGGGTACCACCCGACCTACGACCCTTATCGGGCGGTCAAGCCTCCTGGCACGAACGGCAAGGCGATCGCGTCCCTCGTCACGTCCATCACCGGCTGCGTGTGCTGCGCTCCGTTGGCCATCGTCGGCGTCGTCCTGGGTGTGATCGCGATGCGAGAGACCAAACACACCGGACAGGCAGGGTGGCGAATGGCGCTGGCGGGCACGATCATCGGCGGGCTGTTCACCGTGGCCTTGGTGATCGTCTTGCTGCTCTATTTTGCACTCGGGGTCTACACCCTCCGCTAA
- the tatB gene encoding Sec-independent protein translocase protein TatB, whose product MFANVGWGEMLVLVIAGLVILGPERLPGAIRWTSSTLRQARDYISGATSQLRDDLGPEFDDLREPLSQLNKLRGMTPRAALTKHLLDGDDSIFTGKFDTPATNAEKPVSDGAPKPVSPQEPSQPETPEVPAKTPYDSDAT is encoded by the coding sequence ATGTTCGCGAACGTCGGCTGGGGCGAGATGCTGGTCCTGGTGATCGCCGGTTTGGTGATCCTGGGCCCGGAACGGCTGCCCGGCGCCATCCGATGGACGTCGAGCACGCTGCGGCAGGCCCGCGACTACATCAGCGGCGCCACCAGCCAGCTGCGCGACGATCTCGGTCCGGAGTTCGACGACCTTCGTGAGCCGTTGAGTCAGCTGAACAAGCTGCGCGGAATGACGCCGCGTGCGGCGCTCACCAAACATCTCCTCGACGGCGACGACTCGATCTTCACCGGCAAGTTCGACACCCCCGCGACCAATGCCGAGAAGCCCGTGAGTGACGGTGCGCCGAAGCCGGTGTCACCGCAGGAGCCATCGCAACCCGAGACGCCCGAGGTTCCGGCGAAAACCCCTTACGACAGCGACGCGACCTAA
- a CDS encoding magnesium transporter MgtE N-terminal domain-containing protein, whose amino-acid sequence MAAVNRVYAARLVGMVVLGPDGESLGRVRDVVISISIVRQQPRVLGLVVELLTRRRIFVPILRVTSIDPGAVTLATGSVSLRKFTQRPGEVLVLGQVVETQVRVDDPDQEQLKGVDVYVVDLGIEPTRTRDWMVTKVAVRPARRLGRRGNVQIIDWQHVQGLTPSGLAMPDQGVAQLLEQFVGQRAVEVAEAIRELPDKRRHEVVNALDDERLADVLQELPEDEQVNVLRKLPPERAADVLEAMDPDDAADLLGTMTPMDAEQFLRRMDPEDSEDVRRLLAHSPDTAGGLMTSEPVVLAPDTTVAEALARVRDPDLTPALASLVFVTRAPTATPTGHYLGCVHLQRLLREPPAELVSGIVDTDLPNLAPEDSLSAVTRYFAAYNLVCGPVVDEENHLLGAVSVDDVLDHLLPHDWREREEPELFTANEGA is encoded by the coding sequence ATGGCGGCGGTGAACAGGGTCTATGCGGCCCGGCTGGTGGGGATGGTGGTGCTGGGACCCGACGGGGAGTCCCTTGGCCGCGTCCGCGATGTGGTGATCAGCATCAGCATCGTGCGCCAACAGCCGAGGGTGCTCGGTCTGGTCGTCGAATTGCTAACGCGCCGGAGAATTTTCGTGCCGATTCTGCGGGTGACGTCCATCGACCCCGGCGCTGTGACGCTGGCGACCGGCAGCGTCTCGCTGCGCAAGTTCACCCAGCGCCCCGGTGAGGTGCTCGTGCTCGGCCAGGTGGTCGAAACCCAGGTCAGAGTCGATGATCCCGACCAGGAGCAGTTGAAGGGAGTCGACGTGTACGTGGTCGATCTCGGCATCGAACCGACCCGCACGCGCGACTGGATGGTGACCAAGGTGGCGGTCCGGCCTGCGCGACGCCTCGGCCGCCGCGGCAATGTGCAGATCATCGACTGGCAGCATGTGCAGGGGCTGACCCCGTCGGGACTGGCGATGCCCGATCAGGGGGTCGCGCAGCTGCTGGAGCAGTTCGTCGGTCAGCGCGCCGTCGAGGTGGCCGAGGCGATCCGCGAATTGCCTGACAAGCGCCGCCACGAGGTGGTCAACGCGCTCGACGACGAGCGATTGGCCGACGTGCTGCAGGAGCTGCCCGAGGACGAGCAGGTCAACGTGCTCAGGAAGCTGCCCCCCGAACGGGCCGCCGACGTGCTCGAGGCCATGGACCCCGACGACGCCGCCGACCTGCTGGGCACCATGACGCCAATGGACGCCGAACAGTTCCTGCGCCGAATGGACCCTGAGGACTCCGAGGACGTGCGCCGGCTGCTGGCGCACTCACCCGACACCGCAGGCGGCCTGATGACGTCGGAACCGGTGGTGCTCGCACCGGACACCACCGTCGCCGAGGCACTGGCCCGCGTCCGCGACCCCGACCTGACCCCGGCGCTCGCATCGCTGGTCTTCGTGACCCGTGCGCCAACGGCCACTCCTACCGGTCACTACCTGGGCTGTGTCCACCTACAGCGGCTCCTTCGAGAACCGCCCGCAGAGCTGGTCAGCGGGATCGTGGACACCGACCTTCCGAATTTGGCGCCGGAGGATTCGTTGTCGGCGGTGACCCGGTACTTCGCCGCGTACAACCTCGTATGCGGGCCCGTGGTCGACGAGGAGAACCACCTGCTCGGCGCGGTGTCGGTCGACGACGTGCTCGACCATCTCCTGCCGCACGACTGGCGTGAACGCGAAGAGCCCGAGCTGTTCACCGCCAACGAGGGCGCGTGA
- a CDS encoding DUF1003 domain-containing protein has product MSDLTARQRLDTPRVSRRRFTLNVDAEAVGKFSESIARFLGTGRYLAWQTIMVIVWIILNLFAVKLRWDPYPFILLNLAFSTQAAYAAPLILLAQNRQENRDRVSLEEDRRRAEQTKADTEYLARELAALRLAVGEVATRDYLRRELEEIHELLSRLAAPAGSDKRDGGGKAEQNERRSKKQS; this is encoded by the coding sequence ATGAGCGACCTGACCGCGCGCCAGCGTTTGGACACCCCGCGGGTCTCCCGTCGACGGTTCACGCTCAACGTCGACGCCGAGGCCGTCGGCAAGTTCTCGGAGTCGATCGCTCGCTTTCTGGGCACGGGTCGCTACCTGGCCTGGCAGACCATCATGGTGATCGTTTGGATCATCCTGAATCTGTTTGCCGTGAAATTGCGGTGGGATCCGTATCCGTTCATCCTGCTCAATCTCGCGTTCTCCACCCAGGCGGCGTATGCGGCGCCGCTGATTCTGCTGGCTCAGAATCGGCAGGAAAACCGGGATCGGGTGTCGCTCGAGGAAGACCGTCGGCGGGCCGAACAGACCAAGGCGGACACCGAGTATCTGGCACGTGAGCTGGCCGCATTGCGGTTGGCGGTCGGCGAGGTCGCCACCCGCGACTACCTGCGGCGCGAGCTCGAGGAAATTCACGAGCTGCTGAGCCGGCTGGCCGCGCCTGCGGGGTCCGATAAGCGCGACGGCGGCGGCAAAGCAGAGCAGAATGAGCGGCGCTCGAAAAAGCAGAGCTGA
- a CDS encoding DUF4190 domain-containing protein — protein sequence MTNPDDDASRTASSGSGDGASEPASTSYEAPPIEQSQEQSGEQHDQPTQVYEQRPLEPPTQVYEQKPFEQPGYTPPPAYDPTPQPDYPQSGFGSPLEQPGYPPPPSYGEFGAPAASGYPPPPPYSTPPPGFGPPAPGYGTPPPPPGYGPPPGYGPPPGFGPPPGYPAAPSYPAYGAPSEKTNAMAIGSLVASIVGFCCGIGSIVGIVLGIVAMNQIKQSGEKGHGLAIAGIAVGALSLLINVLWTIGVMAG from the coding sequence ATGACAAATCCGGACGACGACGCTAGCCGAACGGCATCATCCGGCTCCGGCGACGGGGCATCCGAGCCGGCGTCGACCAGCTACGAGGCGCCGCCGATCGAGCAGAGCCAGGAACAGTCCGGAGAGCAGCACGACCAGCCGACCCAGGTATACGAGCAGAGGCCGCTCGAGCCACCGACCCAGGTCTATGAGCAGAAGCCGTTCGAGCAGCCGGGGTACACGCCCCCGCCGGCCTACGACCCCACACCCCAGCCGGACTATCCGCAGAGCGGGTTCGGATCACCGCTCGAACAACCGGGTTATCCGCCGCCTCCGTCTTACGGCGAGTTCGGTGCTCCGGCTGCCTCCGGATATCCGCCGCCCCCGCCGTACAGCACGCCGCCTCCCGGCTTCGGACCACCGGCTCCCGGCTATGGGACACCGCCACCACCTCCCGGCTACGGCCCGCCACCGGGCTACGGCCCGCCTCCAGGCTTCGGTCCACCTCCGGGCTATCCCGCGGCTCCGAGCTATCCCGCGTACGGCGCGCCGTCGGAGAAGACGAACGCGATGGCCATCGGCTCGCTGGTGGCGTCGATCGTCGGATTCTGCTGCGGCATCGGATCGATCGTCGGCATCGTGCTCGGCATCGTCGCCATGAATCAGATCAAACAGAGCGGGGAAAAGGGCCACGGACTTGCCATCGCAGGTATCGCGGTCGGCGCGCTCTCGCTGCTCATCAACGTGCTCTGGACCATCGGCGTCATGGCTGGTTGA
- a CDS encoding Mrp/NBP35 family ATP-binding protein produces the protein MSTTSPDLESAVRSGLSKVIDPELRRPITELGMVKSVTIEPDGGVHVEIYLTTSACPKKNEISQLVSQAVADVPGTGHAKVTLDVMSDEQRTELRKQLRGDAREPIIPFAQPGSLTRVYAVASGKGGVGKSSVTVNLAAAMAARGLTVGVLDADIYGHSVPRMMGTTDRPTQVESMILPPVAHDVRVISISMFTQGNTPVVWRGPMLHRALQQFLADVYWGDLDVLLLDLPPGTGDIAISVAQLIPGAEILVVTTPQLAAAEVAERAGAIALQTRQRIVGVVENMSGLLLPDGTTMQIFGEGGGKQVAESLTRSVGADVPLLGQVPLDPALVAAGDAGVPLVLSAPDSVAGKELRNIADALSSRKRGLAGMSLGLDPAGR, from the coding sequence ATGTCCACTACTTCTCCTGACCTGGAGTCCGCAGTCCGTTCGGGGCTGTCGAAGGTAATCGATCCGGAACTGCGGCGGCCGATCACCGAGCTCGGCATGGTCAAAAGCGTCACCATCGAGCCCGACGGCGGGGTGCACGTCGAGATTTACCTCACCACTTCGGCGTGCCCGAAGAAGAACGAGATCTCCCAACTGGTGAGCCAAGCCGTCGCCGATGTCCCGGGCACGGGTCACGCGAAGGTGACCCTCGACGTGATGAGCGACGAGCAGCGCACTGAGCTACGCAAGCAGCTACGCGGCGATGCCCGCGAGCCGATCATCCCCTTCGCCCAGCCCGGTTCGCTCACCCGGGTCTACGCCGTGGCGTCGGGCAAGGGCGGCGTCGGCAAGTCCAGCGTCACCGTCAACCTGGCGGCGGCGATGGCCGCGCGCGGGCTGACGGTGGGCGTGCTGGACGCCGACATCTACGGGCATTCGGTGCCGCGGATGATGGGCACCACCGACCGGCCCACCCAGGTCGAGTCGATGATCCTGCCGCCTGTCGCGCACGACGTTCGCGTCATCTCGATCTCGATGTTCACCCAGGGCAACACGCCGGTGGTGTGGCGCGGACCGATGCTGCACCGCGCACTGCAACAGTTTCTCGCCGACGTCTACTGGGGCGATCTGGATGTCCTGCTGCTCGACCTGCCGCCGGGCACCGGAGACATCGCCATCTCGGTGGCCCAGCTGATCCCCGGAGCGGAGATCCTGGTAGTGACGACGCCTCAGCTGGCGGCGGCCGAGGTGGCCGAGCGGGCGGGCGCCATCGCGCTGCAGACCCGGCAGCGCATCGTCGGCGTGGTCGAGAACATGTCCGGTCTGCTGCTCCCTGACGGTACGACGATGCAGATCTTCGGCGAGGGCGGCGGCAAGCAGGTCGCCGAGAGCCTGACCCGTTCGGTGGGCGCCGACGTGCCGCTGCTGGGACAGGTTCCGCTGGATCCCGCGCTGGTCGCTGCAGGCGACGCCGGGGTGCCGCTGGTGCTGTCGGCACCGGATTCGGTGGCGGGCAAGGAATTGCGCAACATCGCCGATGCGCTGTCGAGCCGCAAGCGGGGACTCGCGGGCATGTCTCTGGGCCTGGACCCGGCCGGCCGTTAG